In Deltaproteobacteria bacterium, the genomic window GGAACCGCCGGTACATCTCCGCCACGTCGGCCGCAACCTCCGCCGCCGAGGCCCGCCTGGAATAGGCGCCGGCGCGGAGGTTCTCCTCGACGTCCATGCCCGGAAACACCAGGCGGTTCTCGGGCACCAGCGCGATACCCCTGGACACCACCTTGGCCGCCGGCAGCCGGGTCAGGTCTTCACCGTCCAGGACGACGGACCCCGACTGGGCTTCGAGGATTCCCGCGATGGTGAACAGGGTCGTGGTCTTGCCCGCGCCGTTGGGGCCGAGCAGGCAGGTGATCTCGCCCTCGGCGGCATCCAGGCTGATGCCCCGCAACGCCTCGATGCGACCATAGGAAGTGACCAGGTCACGGACGCTCAGCATGGGCTCAGGCGCTCCCGCCGCCGGGGTCGGAGGCCGGGGCGGAGGCGCCCAGGTAGGCCTCCTGCACGGCCTTGTCGCGTTGCACCTCGCCCGGCGTGCCGAAGGCGATCTTGCGGCCGAAGTTGAGGACCGCGATCTGCTCGGTCACGCCCATGACGAGCTCCATCACGTGCTCGACGAGCAGGATCGTCACTCCCGAATCGC contains:
- a CDS encoding ABC transporter ATP-binding protein; its protein translation is MLSVRDLVTSYGRIEALRGISLDAAEGEITCLLGPNGAGKTTTLFTIAGILEAQSGSVVLDGEDLTRLPAAKVVSRGIALVPENRLVFPGMDVEENLRAGAYSRRASAAEVAADVAEMYRRFPRLEERRHQPAGTLSGGEQQMLAIARGLMARPRILLMDEPSIGLAPMIVAEIFDIIRELNAEGVTILLVEQNARMALEVAHKFYLIEGGRITFSGSPGEIEQDEVIHRAYLGSRRG